In the genome of Acidimicrobiia bacterium, the window TCCGGGGTGATTCGCGACCTGCTGAAGCGAACGGGCGTCCCTGTGGGAGATGTGCAGTAAGGAGATGCACCGGAGGGTGATGGACGGGAGCGCTTCCCGTTTTTCGATCCTCCGCTCCCTACTCTGATCGACATGGAACCCGTCGAGCTTCGCGCAATCGTCGCTGATCTCTCGGAGCGCCTTGCCGATGCTCGATCGTTTCTCGATGTCGACGGCAAGGAAGCCGAGTTGGGCGAGTTGCGTCGGCTGGCGTCGGCACCGGACCTGTGGAACGACAAGGACCGAGCCCGCGAGGTGACCCGAAAGCTCGCACGATTCGAACGAATCATCGGCCATGTCACCGATCTGGATCGCTCGGTCGAAGATCTCAGCGTCCTCCTCGAACTCGCAGTCGACGAGGAGGACGCCGGAGCTCTCGCTGAGGTCGAACAGGAACTCGACGGCCTCGGCAAGGAGGTCGCGACCCTTGAGCGTGAATCGCTGTTCTTTGGCGAGTACGACGATCGTCCCGCCATCGTGTCGATCTCCGCCGGTGCCGGTGGCGTCGATGCCCAGGACTGGGCCGACATGCTCGTTCGGATGTATCACCGGTACCTCGAACGATCGTCGTTCAGCTTCGTGGTCGATGAATACCAGGAAGGGGAGGAGGCAGGGATCAAGTCGGTCACCCTCACGATCACCGGCGACAACGCATATGGCACCTTCGAATCCGAACGAGGGACGCACCGGCTCGTGCGGATCAGCCCGTTCGACTCCCAGGCACGGCGCCACACGGCGTTCGCCGGTGTCGATGTGATCCCGGAAGTCGAAGTCGAGGACCTCGAAATCGATCCGGAGGATCTCCGTATCGACACCTACCGGGCTTCTGGCGCTGGTGGCCAGCATGTCAACAAGACGGATTCGGCGGTTCGGATCACCCATCTTCCAACGGGTGTGGTGGTGTCGTGCCAGGCCGAACGGTCCCAGATGCAGAACAAGGCGAGAGCGATGCAGCTTCTCGCTGCGAGGCTTGCGGAGCGGGCGCGTGAGGAGCAAGCCGAGACAGTCGCTTCGATCCGCGGGGAGCAGCACGAAGCGGGATGGGGGAGACAGATCCGCTCCTATGTGCTCCAGCCCTACCAGATGGTGAAGGACCTCAGAACGAACTTCGAAGTGGGCGATGTCCAAGGGGTGCTCGACGGTGACATCGATGGACTGATCGATTCCTATCTC includes:
- the prfB gene encoding peptide chain release factor 2 — protein: MEPVELRAIVADLSERLADARSFLDVDGKEAELGELRRLASAPDLWNDKDRAREVTRKLARFERIIGHVTDLDRSVEDLSVLLELAVDEEDAGALAEVEQELDGLGKEVATLERESLFFGEYDDRPAIVSISAGAGGVDAQDWADMLVRMYHRYLERSSFSFVVDEYQEGEEAGIKSVTLTITGDNAYGTFESERGTHRLVRISPFDSQARRHTAFAGVDVIPEVEVEDLEIDPEDLRIDTYRASGAGGQHVNKTDSAVRITHLPTGVVVSCQAERSQMQNKARAMQLLAARLAERAREEQAETVASIRGEQHEAGWGRQIRSYVLQPYQMVKDLRTNFEVGDVQGVLDGDIDGLIDSYLQWRRAEQYEA